Proteins encoded in a region of the Clostridium beijerinckii genome:
- a CDS encoding iron-containing alcohol dehydrogenase — MARFTLPRDIYHGEGALEALKTLKGKKAFVVVGGGSMKRFGFLKQVEDYLKEAGMEVELFEGVEPDPSVETVMKGAEAMRNFEPDWIVAIGGGSPIDAAKAMWIFYEYPDFTFEQAVVPFGLPDLRQKAKFVAIPSTSGTATEVTAFSVITNYSEKIKYPLADFNITPDIAIVDSALAQTMPKTLTAHTGMDALTHAIEAYTASLQSNFSDPLAIKAIEMVQENLLKSFEGDKEARNLMHEAQCLAGMAFSNALLGIVHSMAHKVGAVFHIPHGCANAIFLPYVIEYNRTKCENRYGDIARALKLKGNNDAELTDSLIELINGLNDKLEIPHSMKEYGVTEEDFKANLSFIAHNAVLDACTGSNPREIDDATMEKLFECTYYGTKVNL; from the coding sequence ATGGCACGTTTTACTTTACCAAGAGACATTTATCATGGAGAAGGAGCACTTGAGGCACTTAAAACTTTAAAGGGTAAGAAAGCTTTCGTAGTAGTTGGTGGCGGATCAATGAAAAGATTTGGTTTTCTTAAACAAGTTGAAGATTATTTAAAAGAAGCAGGAATGGAAGTAGAATTATTTGAAGGTGTTGAACCAGATCCATCAGTGGAAACAGTAATGAAAGGCGCAGAAGCTATGAGAAACTTTGAGCCTGATTGGATAGTTGCAATCGGTGGAGGATCACCAATTGATGCTGCAAAGGCTATGTGGATATTCTACGAATACCCAGATTTTACGTTTGAACAAGCAGTTGTTCCATTTGGATTACCAGACCTTAGACAAAAAGCTAAGTTTGTAGCTATTCCATCAACAAGCGGTACAGCTACAGAAGTTACAGCATTCTCAGTTATCACAAATTATTCAGAAAAAATTAAATATCCTTTAGCTGATTTTAACATAACTCCAGATATAGCAATAGTTGATTCAGCACTTGCTCAAACTATGCCAAAAACTTTAACAGCTCATACTGGAATGGATGCATTAACTCACGCTATAGAAGCATACACTGCATCACTTCAATCAAATTTCTCAGATCCATTAGCAATTAAAGCTATAGAAATGGTTCAAGAAAATTTATTAAAATCATTTGAAGGAGATAAAGAAGCTAGAAATCTAATGCATGAAGCTCAATGTTTAGCTGGAATGGCATTTTCTAATGCATTACTTGGAATAGTTCACTCAATGGCTCATAAGGTTGGTGCTGTATTCCATATTCCTCATGGATGTGCAAATGCTATATTTTTACCATATGTAATTGAGTATAATAGAACAAAATGCGAAAATAGATATGGAGATATTGCGAGAGCTTTAAAATTAAAGGGAAATAATGATGCCGAGTTAACTGATTCATTAATCGAATTAATTAATGGATTAAATGATAAGTTAGAAATTCCTCACTCAATGAAAGAGTATGGAGTTACTGAAGAAGATTTTAAAGCTAATCTTTCATTTATAGCTCATAATGCAGTATTAGATGCATGTACAGGATCAAATCCTAGAGAAATAGATGATGCTACAATGGAAAAATTATTTGAATGCACATACTATGGAACTAAAGTTAATTTATAA
- a CDS encoding sulfide/dihydroorotate dehydrogenase-like FAD/NAD-binding protein, whose protein sequence is MYKIVNKRELTNNIFLMDIEAPRVAKSAKPGQFIIIKNDEKGERIPLTIADYNAEKGTVAIVFAAIGKGTKQLAAFNVGDYVSDFVGPLGVPSEFIHEDLEELKKKNIIFIAGGVGAAPVYPQVKWMHEHGIAVDVILGSRNKDLLIYEEELKAVAGNLYVTTDDGSYGFKGTGSDMLKELVNNQGKKYDQAVIIGPMIMMKFTSMLTKELNIPTVVSLNPIMVDGTGMCGACRVTVGGKVKFACVDGPEFDGHLVDYDESMRRQAMYKTEEGRELLKLEEGNTHNHGGCGCKEDK, encoded by the coding sequence GTGTACAAAATTGTTAACAAAAGAGAACTTACCAATAACATATTCTTAATGGATATAGAAGCGCCTAGAGTTGCTAAATCAGCAAAACCAGGTCAATTTATAATTATAAAAAATGATGAAAAAGGAGAAAGAATACCTTTAACAATTGCAGATTATAATGCGGAAAAAGGTACAGTAGCTATAGTTTTTGCAGCTATAGGAAAAGGAACTAAGCAGTTAGCAGCATTTAATGTTGGAGATTATGTTTCAGATTTTGTAGGACCATTAGGTGTACCAAGTGAATTTATTCATGAAGATCTAGAAGAATTGAAAAAGAAAAATATTATCTTTATTGCAGGAGGAGTAGGGGCAGCTCCAGTTTATCCTCAAGTTAAGTGGATGCACGAACATGGGATAGCTGTAGATGTTATTTTAGGAAGCAGAAATAAAGATTTATTAATATATGAAGAAGAATTAAAGGCGGTTGCTGGAAATCTTTACGTAACAACAGATGATGGTTCGTACGGTTTTAAAGGAACTGGTTCAGATATGCTTAAGGAATTAGTTAATAATCAGGGGAAGAAATATGATCAAGCTGTTATCATTGGACCAATGATAATGATGAAATTTACTTCAATGTTAACTAAAGAATTAAATATTCCAACTGTAGTAAGTTTAAACCCTATAATGGTTGATGGTACTGGAATGTGCGGTGCTTGTAGAGTTACTGTCGGTGGAAAGGTTAAATTTGCATGTGTTGATGGACCTGAGTTTGATGGCCATTTAGTAGATTACGATGAATCAATGAGAAGACAAGCTATGTATAAAACAGAAGAAGGAAGAGAATTATTAAAACTTGAAGAAGGAAACACTCATAACCATGGTGGTTGTGGATGCAAGGAGGATAAGTAA
- the gltA gene encoding NADPH-dependent glutamate synthase, whose amino-acid sequence MEMNDRMKRTPVTEQAPEVRAKNFKEVCLGYNEDDAIKEANRCLNCKNPKCVEGCPVSINIPGFISKAKTGDFEDAAKEIAKYSALPAVCGRVCPQENQCEGNCVLGIKGEAVAIGKLEMFTADWSRKNKVDLSQTEPSKGKKVAVIGSGPAGLTCAGDLAKKGYDVTIFEALHEAGGVLVYGIPEFRLPKDDVVKAEIENIKKLGVTIETNVIVGRTITIDQLIEDEKFEAVFIGSGAGLPKFMGIPGENANGVFSANEFLTRVNLMKAFKEEYDTPVKAGKKVAIVGGGNVAMDAARTALRLGAEAHIVYRRGESELPARAEEVHHAKEEGVIFDVLTNPTEILTDENGWVKGMKCVKMELGEPDASGRRKPVVKENSEFVLDVDTVIMSLGTSPNPLISSTTKGLEINGRACLVANEDGLTTKEGVYAGGDAVTGAATVILAMGAGKKAAAAIDEYLSR is encoded by the coding sequence ATAGAGATGAACGATAGAATGAAAAGAACACCTGTTACTGAACAGGCTCCAGAAGTAAGAGCAAAAAACTTTAAGGAAGTTTGTTTAGGATATAATGAAGATGATGCTATAAAAGAAGCCAATAGATGTTTAAATTGTAAAAATCCTAAATGTGTTGAGGGATGTCCAGTATCAATCAACATTCCAGGATTTATATCAAAAGCTAAAACTGGAGACTTTGAAGATGCTGCTAAAGAAATAGCAAAATACAGTGCACTTCCAGCGGTTTGTGGAAGAGTATGTCCACAAGAAAATCAATGTGAAGGTAACTGTGTACTTGGAATTAAAGGTGAAGCTGTAGCTATAGGTAAATTAGAAATGTTTACCGCAGACTGGTCAAGAAAAAATAAAGTAGATTTATCACAAACAGAACCTTCTAAAGGGAAGAAAGTTGCGGTAATTGGAAGTGGCCCTGCTGGTCTTACTTGTGCAGGAGACCTAGCTAAAAAAGGTTATGATGTAACTATATTTGAAGCACTACATGAAGCAGGTGGAGTTTTAGTTTATGGAATACCTGAATTTAGATTACCAAAGGATGATGTTGTTAAAGCAGAAATTGAAAATATAAAGAAGCTTGGAGTAACAATTGAAACTAATGTAATTGTAGGAAGAACAATAACTATAGATCAATTAATTGAAGATGAAAAATTTGAAGCTGTATTCATTGGATCAGGAGCAGGTCTTCCAAAGTTTATGGGAATACCAGGAGAAAATGCAAATGGTGTATTTTCAGCTAATGAGTTTTTAACAAGAGTAAACTTAATGAAAGCATTTAAAGAAGAATATGATACTCCAGTTAAAGCAGGTAAAAAAGTTGCTATAGTTGGCGGAGGAAATGTTGCTATGGATGCAGCAAGAACTGCTTTAAGACTTGGTGCAGAAGCTCATATAGTATATAGAAGAGGTGAGTCAGAGCTTCCAGCAAGAGCAGAAGAAGTGCATCACGCTAAAGAAGAAGGAGTAATATTTGATGTTTTAACTAATCCAACAGAAATCTTAACAGATGAAAATGGATGGGTTAAAGGAATGAAGTGCGTTAAAATGGAACTTGGAGAACCAGATGCTTCAGGAAGAAGAAAGCCTGTAGTTAAGGAAAATTCAGAGTTTGTATTAGACGTTGATACAGTAATAATGTCACTTGGAACTTCACCAAATCCATTAATTTCATCAACTACTAAAGGTTTAGAAATCAATGGTAGAGCTTGTTTAGTTGCCAATGAAGATGGATTAACAACTAAAGAAGGTGTTTATGCTGGTGGAGATGCAGTTACTGGTGCTGCAACTGTTATTTTAGCAATGGGAGCAGGAAAGAAAGCTGCTGCTGCAATAGATGAATATTTAAGTAGATAG
- a CDS encoding EAL and HDOD domain-containing protein: MDIFVARQPIFNRKNEVVAYELLFRNGQNNFYNNANGDEATLKVIANTFYTFDFKDITDNKKAFINFTEELIKKEIATILPKEYVVIEILENIEPNDEIVDACKRLKKRGFILALDDFVFHIKYIKLIEIADIIKIDFKITTGDGRKKVFELKKINNKIKFLAEKVENKEEYDEALKLGYSYFQGYYFSKPIVLSRKNIPTNKDTAIKILKLINKEDFDFNKLEELIIKDLGLSYKIIKLINSSAYCLKNEVRSIKYAIALLGRKEIIKWLYVVLLNDLKENNTDELIKVSLQRAKLCELICNMSEYRNNVYSAYMVGLFSVMDAILNCSIEVILKELYINDEIKEGLIEKDNFLNKILKLAINYEKGQWENVEFYTKEIGVSDNKLAEAYIDAIKWADDVVS, translated from the coding sequence ATGGATATTTTTGTAGCTAGACAGCCTATATTTAACAGGAAAAATGAAGTTGTTGCATATGAACTTCTATTTAGAAATGGACAAAACAATTTCTATAACAATGCTAATGGCGATGAAGCAACTTTAAAGGTTATAGCTAATACATTTTATACATTTGACTTCAAAGATATTACTGATAACAAGAAGGCATTTATAAACTTTACTGAAGAATTGATAAAGAAAGAAATAGCAACTATACTTCCTAAAGAATATGTTGTTATAGAAATTTTAGAAAATATAGAACCAAATGATGAAATTGTGGATGCGTGTAAAAGACTTAAGAAAAGAGGATTTATATTAGCATTAGACGATTTTGTATTCCATATTAAATATATTAAATTAATAGAAATAGCTGATATTATAAAGATAGATTTTAAAATCACGACAGGGGATGGAAGAAAGAAAGTATTTGAACTAAAAAAAATAAATAATAAAATAAAGTTTTTGGCCGAAAAAGTAGAGAACAAAGAAGAATATGATGAGGCTTTGAAACTAGGGTACTCATACTTTCAAGGATATTATTTTAGTAAACCAATAGTGCTTTCCAGAAAAAACATTCCGACTAACAAAGATACAGCAATAAAAATTCTAAAGTTAATTAATAAAGAAGATTTTGATTTTAATAAATTAGAAGAACTAATAATAAAGGACTTAGGATTGTCATATAAAATAATCAAATTAATAAATTCGTCTGCATACTGCCTTAAGAATGAAGTAAGATCTATAAAATATGCTATTGCACTGTTGGGAAGAAAAGAGATTATAAAATGGTTATATGTAGTTCTGCTAAATGATCTAAAGGAAAATAACACAGATGAACTTATAAAAGTCTCATTGCAGAGAGCGAAGTTATGTGAACTAATATGTAATATGAGTGAGTATAGAAATAATGTTTATTCAGCTTATATGGTAGGATTATTTTCAGTTATGGATGCAATTTTAAATTGTTCAATTGAAGTGATCTTAAAAGAATTATATATAAATGATGAAATAAAGGAAGGACTAATTGAAAAAGATAATTTCTTGAATAAGATATTGAAATTAGCTATTAACTATGAAAAAGGTCAATGGGAAAACGTTGAGTTTTATACTAAGGAAATAGGTGTCAGTGATAATAAGCTTGCAGAAGCCTATATAGATGCTATAAAATGGGCAGATGATGTTGTGAGTTAA
- a CDS encoding methyl-accepting chemotaxis protein yields the protein MFKKMKISQKLIGSSVICTVFLVLVGIAGLFSMNKLNINTDKIYNNNLMRLQKLYVVKSNTNLGLSDMEHIINSNFKNDIDEAQKDLADLSDLNNKTFEEIEKIPYSSEKEEADYKKVKDALTRYRDIRTKIIKDVTDNNYEEAIELYNSEYFTLREEIANDINVVINENIDAAKETSESSNAVFKNSFKFLAIFIVISALILAILSGGLAIWLRKRINSIVNFANGLAEGDLTEKININAYDEIGNMSKALNIAVLDVKNLIIELTNRMKNVRISNEDLTSTMEEMSATMNNIKTVTHEIADASMNLSAATQDVSSYTMEIEKLTDELSRNAEKRELDSDEIMKRAVNVKEKVEESSNNAISLYNEKEIKIKKAIEDIKIVKEIEKMAEAIGQIAEQTNLLALNASIEAANAGDAGRGFAVVAEEVRKLAEKSSETVIDIKKNISTVGNVIENFTNNTKDILGFIDSQVRPDYEMLKSIGNQYEKDAEVVNEMSKEIAESAIKIANNVSKVNNAIVNISSKSQQSASSVEEIFASISETSASVDNVTNQAKDTSEMADNMIEMANKFKF from the coding sequence ATGTTTAAGAAAATGAAAATATCCCAAAAATTAATAGGAAGTAGTGTGATATGTACTGTATTCTTAGTTTTAGTCGGCATAGCTGGTCTATTTAGCATGAACAAACTAAATATAAATACAGATAAAATTTATAATAATAATTTAATGAGACTTCAGAAGTTATATGTAGTAAAAAGTAATACTAACTTAGGACTATCTGATATGGAACATATTATTAATAGTAATTTTAAAAATGATATAGATGAGGCACAAAAAGATTTAGCAGATTTATCTGATTTAAATAATAAAACTTTTGAAGAAATTGAAAAAATACCTTATTCTAGTGAAAAAGAAGAAGCTGATTATAAAAAAGTTAAAGATGCATTAACTAGGTATAGGGATATAAGAACAAAGATAATAAAGGATGTTACTGACAATAATTATGAGGAAGCTATTGAATTATATAATTCGGAGTATTTTACTTTAAGAGAAGAGATAGCAAATGATATAAATGTTGTAATAAATGAAAATATTGATGCGGCCAAAGAAACATCGGAATCAAGTAACGCAGTTTTTAAAAATTCGTTTAAATTTCTTGCAATATTTATTGTTATTTCAGCATTGATATTAGCCATATTAAGTGGTGGGTTAGCAATTTGGTTAAGAAAGAGAATAAACAGTATAGTTAATTTTGCTAATGGTTTAGCGGAAGGAGATCTTACTGAGAAAATAAATATAAATGCATATGATGAAATAGGTAATATGTCAAAAGCATTGAATATTGCTGTATTAGACGTGAAAAATCTTATTATAGAACTTACTAATCGTATGAAAAATGTCAGAATTTCAAATGAAGATCTAACTTCAACAATGGAAGAAATGTCTGCAACTATGAATAATATTAAAACTGTAACCCATGAAATTGCTGATGCAAGCATGAATTTAAGTGCGGCAACTCAAGATGTTAGTTCATATACAATGGAAATAGAAAAACTGACAGATGAACTTAGCAGAAATGCTGAAAAGAGAGAATTAGATTCAGATGAAATTATGAAAAGAGCAGTAAATGTAAAAGAAAAAGTGGAAGAGTCATCTAATAATGCAATAAGCCTATATAATGAAAAAGAAATTAAGATTAAAAAAGCAATTGAGGATATAAAGATTGTTAAAGAAATAGAAAAAATGGCAGAAGCTATTGGACAAATAGCTGAACAAACTAATCTTCTAGCACTTAATGCATCTATAGAGGCTGCTAATGCTGGGGATGCAGGTCGCGGATTTGCTGTAGTTGCAGAGGAAGTTAGAAAATTAGCTGAGAAGTCATCAGAAACAGTTATCGATATAAAGAAAAATATAAGTACAGTTGGAAATGTTATTGAAAACTTTACTAATAACACTAAAGATATATTGGGATTTATTGATAGTCAGGTTAGACCAGATTATGAAATGTTGAAGTCTATAGGAAATCAATATGAAAAAGATGCTGAAGTTGTAAATGAAATGTCAAAAGAGATTGCAGAGTCAGCAATTAAAATTGCGAATAATGTATCTAAAGTTAATAATGCTATAGTAAATATTTCATCAAAATCACAGCAATCAGCTTCTAGTGTAGAAGAGATATTTGCAAGTATTAGCGAAACCAGCGCATCAGTAGATAATGTTACCAATCAGGCAAAAGACACATCAGAAATGGCTGATAACATGATTGAAATGGCAAATAAATTTAAATTCTAG
- a CDS encoding aspartyl-phosphate phosphatase Spo0E family protein: MICKMRQSLYEIINNEKSLLGIEVITASQRLDDIINQYNELLDKGI; encoded by the coding sequence ATGATTTGTAAAATGAGACAATCCTTATATGAAATTATAAACAATGAAAAAAGTTTATTAGGAATAGAAGTTATTACTGCTAGTCAGAGGTTAGACGACATAATAAATCAATACAATGAGCTGCTTGATAAAGGAATTTAA
- a CDS encoding PTS sugar transporter subunit IIB: MIRILLCCGGGFSSSTLASKVEKEILENNMQNDYSIEFSPFLLVNKRMSEFDIIVCCPHLIMQVKKFVKTSEIDKPIYILPPRMYGLISFKELAIDVVDAINLYNETKINPVYFPGEENTMMVTRHVAYRNSKV; encoded by the coding sequence ATGATAAGAATACTTTTATGCTGTGGAGGGGGCTTTTCATCAAGTACCCTAGCCAGTAAAGTTGAAAAGGAAATATTAGAGAATAATATGCAAAATGATTATTCAATTGAATTTTCGCCATTTTTATTAGTAAATAAGAGAATGAGTGAATTTGATATAATTGTATGCTGTCCTCATCTAATAATGCAAGTTAAGAAATTTGTGAAAACTTCAGAGATTGATAAACCTATCTATATTCTTCCACCGAGAATGTATGGTCTCATTAGTTTTAAGGAATTAGCAATAGATGTGGTAGATGCAATCAATTTGTATAATGAAACTAAAATTAATCCAGTATATTTTCCAGGGGAAGAAAACACCATGATGGTCAC